A region from the Trachemys scripta elegans isolate TJP31775 chromosome 22, CAS_Tse_1.0, whole genome shotgun sequence genome encodes:
- the MOB3A gene encoding MOB kinase activator 3A — translation MSNPLKQVFNKDKTFRPKRKFEPGTQRFELHKRAQASLNAGLDLKLAVQLPSGEEQNDWVAVHVVDFFNRINLIYGTISDYCTEQSCPIMSGGPKYEYRWQDEHKYRKPTALSAPKYLNLLMDWIEVQINNEDIFPTNVGTPFPKNFLQVVKKILSRLFRVFVHVYIHHFDRITHMGSEAHVNTCYKHFYYFVKEFNLIDTKELEPLKEMTSRMCH, via the exons atgtccaaCCCTTTAAAGCAAgtgttcaataaggacaaaaccTTTCGGCCCAAACGCAAGTTTGAACCTGGGACTCAGCGGTTTGAGCTGCACAAGAGGGCTCAAGCCTCTCTCAATGCAGGGCTGGACTTGAAGCTGGCCGTCCAGCTGCCATCTGGTGAGGAACAGAATGACTGGGTGGCGGTGCACGTGGTGGACTTCTTCAATCGCATCAATCTGATCTACGGCACCATCAGTGATTATTGCACGGAACAGTCCTGTCCGATCATGTCTGGGGGACCCAAGTACGAGTACAGATGGCAGGACGAGCACAAGTACCGGAAACCCACTGCCCTGTCTGCTCCCAAGTACTTGAACCTCTTGATGGACTGGATTGAGGTGCAGATCAACAATGAGGACATTTTCCCCACCAATGTTG GTACTCCGTTCCCCAAGAACTTCCTTCAGGTAGTGAAGAAGATTCTGTCCAGGCTCTTCCGGGTCTTTGTTCACGTCTACATCCACCATTTTGACAGGATCACCCATATGGGGTCAGAGGCCCACGTGAACACCTGCTACAAGCACTTTTACTATTTTGTGAAAGAGTTCAATCTAATAGACACCAAGGAGCTAGAACCTCTG